One Actinomadura viridis genomic region harbors:
- a CDS encoding ribonucleoside-diphosphate reductase subunit alpha, with amino-acid sequence MTQTLAAPPRALAEEVERACAGLPDADPGRVLAAVRDGGEARGQAIAEAAALVATEPAYSKVAARLLSLEIADEAAAEGVRTFAESVAASHREGLLADGPAAFVAANAAALDALVDEAADDRFEYFGLRTLHDRYLLRHPRTRRVLERPQFFLLRVACGLADTVEDAAELYGLLSTLSYLPSSPTLFNSAARRPQLSSCFLLDSPRDELESIYERYGQIARLSKYSGGIGVSWSRVRSRGSLIKGTNGHSNGVVPWLRTLDSSVAAVNQGGRRKGAACVYLEPWHADIEEFLELRDNTGEEARRTHNLNLANWIPDEFMRRVEADGTWSLFDPKEVPELVDLWGAEFDAAYRRAEGEGRYVRQVQARRLYGRMMRTLAETGNGWMTFKDAANRACNQTAEPGRVVHLSNLCTEILEVTGDTETAVCNLGSINLAAHTRPHPDGAPRDPADGMDWARLRATVRTAVRFLDRTIDRGFYPTEEAAGANRRWRPVGLGVMGLADVFFKLRLPFDSAEARELSTRIAEEIALAAYGASADLAAELGPLPEYARTRTARGALHVDHFPDAAPARTAEWDALRARVAEVGLRNSLLIAIAPTATIASIAGCYECIEPQVSNLFKRETLSGEFLQINGYLVADLKERGLWTPAVRDAIKRANGSVQGLTGLPAELRELYRTAWELPQKALIDLAAARTPYIDQSQSLNLFMETPTIGKLSSMYAYAWRSGLKTTYYLRSRPATRITQTTVTPAAASEDAVMCSLENPETCEACQ; translated from the coding sequence GTGACACAGACACTCGCCGCACCGCCACGGGCACTTGCCGAGGAGGTCGAGCGGGCCTGCGCGGGACTGCCGGACGCCGACCCGGGCCGCGTCCTGGCGGCCGTACGGGACGGCGGGGAGGCGCGCGGGCAGGCCATCGCCGAGGCCGCCGCCCTGGTGGCCACGGAACCGGCGTACTCGAAGGTCGCGGCCAGGCTGCTGAGCCTGGAGATCGCGGACGAGGCCGCCGCGGAGGGCGTCCGCACGTTCGCGGAGTCGGTCGCCGCCTCGCACCGGGAGGGGCTGCTGGCCGACGGGCCCGCCGCGTTCGTCGCCGCCAACGCCGCGGCCCTGGACGCGCTGGTGGACGAGGCCGCCGACGACCGGTTCGAGTACTTCGGGCTGCGCACGCTCCACGACCGCTACCTGCTGCGCCATCCGCGGACGCGCCGGGTGCTGGAGCGCCCCCAGTTCTTCCTCCTGCGGGTGGCGTGCGGGCTCGCCGACACGGTCGAGGACGCCGCGGAGCTGTACGGGCTGCTCAGCACCCTGTCCTACCTGCCCAGCTCGCCCACGCTGTTCAACTCGGCGGCCCGCCGTCCCCAGCTGTCGTCGTGCTTCCTGCTCGACTCCCCGCGCGACGAGCTGGAGTCCATCTACGAGCGGTACGGCCAGATCGCCCGGCTCAGCAAGTACTCGGGCGGCATCGGGGTCTCGTGGAGCAGGGTCCGCTCGCGCGGGTCGCTGATCAAGGGCACCAACGGCCACTCCAACGGCGTCGTCCCGTGGCTGCGCACGCTCGACTCCTCGGTCGCCGCCGTCAACCAGGGCGGGCGGCGCAAGGGGGCGGCCTGCGTCTACCTGGAGCCGTGGCACGCCGACATCGAGGAGTTCCTGGAGCTGCGCGACAACACCGGGGAGGAGGCGCGCCGCACCCACAACCTCAACCTCGCCAACTGGATCCCGGACGAGTTCATGCGGCGGGTGGAGGCCGACGGGACCTGGTCGCTGTTCGACCCCAAGGAGGTCCCCGAGCTGGTCGACCTGTGGGGCGCGGAGTTCGACGCGGCCTACCGCAGGGCCGAGGGCGAGGGCCGGTACGTCCGGCAGGTCCAGGCACGGCGGCTGTACGGGCGGATGATGCGGACGCTCGCCGAGACCGGCAACGGCTGGATGACGTTCAAGGACGCCGCCAACCGGGCCTGCAACCAGACCGCCGAGCCGGGCCGCGTGGTGCACCTGTCCAACCTCTGCACCGAGATCCTGGAGGTCACCGGCGACACCGAGACCGCCGTGTGCAACCTCGGTTCGATCAACCTGGCCGCGCACACCCGGCCGCACCCCGACGGGGCGCCCCGTGACCCGGCGGACGGCATGGACTGGGCGCGGCTGCGCGCCACGGTGCGCACCGCCGTCCGCTTCCTGGACCGGACGATCGACCGCGGTTTCTACCCGACCGAGGAGGCCGCGGGCGCCAACCGGCGGTGGCGGCCGGTCGGGCTGGGCGTGATGGGCCTGGCCGACGTGTTCTTCAAGCTGCGCCTGCCGTTCGACTCGGCGGAGGCCCGGGAGCTGTCCACCCGGATCGCCGAGGAGATCGCGCTCGCCGCGTACGGGGCGTCGGCCGACCTCGCGGCCGAGCTGGGGCCCCTGCCCGAGTACGCGCGCACCCGGACCGCCCGCGGCGCCCTGCACGTGGACCACTTCCCGGACGCGGCCCCCGCCCGTACCGCCGAGTGGGACGCCCTGCGCGCCCGCGTCGCCGAGGTCGGGCTGCGCAACTCGCTGCTGATCGCGATCGCGCCGACCGCGACGATCGCGTCCATCGCCGGCTGCTACGAGTGCATCGAGCCGCAGGTGTCCAACCTGTTCAAGCGCGAGACGCTGTCGGGCGAGTTCCTCCAGATCAACGGCTACCTGGTCGCCGACCTGAAGGAACGGGGGCTGTGGACGCCCGCCGTCCGGGACGCGATCAAGCGGGCGAACGGCTCCGTCCAGGGCCTCACCGGCCTGCCCGCCGAGCTGCGCGAGCTGTACCGCACCGCCTGGGAGCTGCCGCAGAAGGCCCTCATCGACCTGGCCGCGGCCCGGACGCCGTACATCGACCAGAGCCAGTCGCTCAACCTGTTCATGGAGACGCCGACCATCGGCAAGCTCTCCTCGATGTACGCCTACGCCTGGCGCAGCGGCCTCAAGACGACGTACTACCTGCGTTCCCGCCCGGCGACCCGGATCACCCAGACGACGGTCACCCCGGCCGCCGCCTCCGAGGACGCCGTCATGTGCTCCCTGGAGAACCCCGAGACCTGCGAGGCGTGCCAGTGA